One genomic segment of Candidatus Zymogenus saltonus includes these proteins:
- a CDS encoding glycosyltransferase family 4 protein: MRIVYAITYWGMTGGVKVMVWHVELLRSLGHDVRLVSRIVEAEWESKIRPEILPSFSDKDFPGADAIVVTTPRDVETLWPVAKKRGIPLFHFLQGFEPAHVLKRIEGLVVPEKYRSKGIASRLRYKARVSRWKKSLKRLDGLYRLPTVKMAISPHIVEDVEKSYGVHCYLLPNWINRDVFYSKKEKLNYSKRLKIVSVGNFNIDYKAIPDINEAVRILKGDGIPIHFTRVSVADIPEGEKKLNIADEFLVRINEVEISKLYRESHILISASTEIEGFGLPPVEAMSSGTPTILTRVAPFLAFDTPHDYSYFVDVHRPDQIAKGVIKLAEYDELRESIVARGFDVAEKYSIGRVGSLLEKILKDEA, encoded by the coding sequence CAGAATAGTGGAGGCGGAGTGGGAATCGAAGATAAGGCCGGAGATATTGCCATCGTTTTCGGATAAGGATTTCCCCGGGGCCGACGCGATCGTCGTGACGACGCCGAGGGACGTGGAGACGCTTTGGCCCGTGGCCAAAAAAAGGGGGATTCCCCTCTTCCACTTCCTGCAGGGATTCGAGCCGGCCCACGTCCTGAAGAGGATCGAGGGACTGGTCGTACCGGAAAAATACAGGTCGAAAGGGATTGCCAGCAGGCTCAGGTACAAGGCAAGGGTATCGAGGTGGAAAAAAAGCCTCAAGAGGCTGGACGGACTCTACCGCTTGCCGACCGTGAAGATGGCCATATCCCCCCACATCGTGGAAGATGTGGAGAAAAGCTACGGCGTCCACTGTTACCTCCTTCCTAACTGGATAAATAGAGATGTTTTCTATTCCAAAAAGGAGAAGCTCAATTATTCAAAGAGGTTGAAAATCGTATCTGTGGGCAACTTCAACATTGATTACAAGGCGATCCCTGATATAAACGAGGCGGTGAGGATCCTCAAAGGCGATGGGATCCCGATACACTTCACCCGAGTATCCGTTGCCGATATACCTGAAGGGGAGAAAAAGCTGAACATTGCGGATGAGTTCTTGGTGCGTATCAACGAGGTCGAGATTTCCAAGCTCTACAGGGAGAGCCACATCCTCATCTCCGCCTCGACGGAGATCGAGGGATTCGGGCTTCCGCCGGTGGAGGCGATGAGCTCCGGCACTCCTACGATCCTGACAAGGGTTGCCCCCTTTCTCGCCTTTGACACCCCCCACGATTACTCATATTTCGTCGACGTACACCGCCCCGACCAGATAGCGAAGGGGGTGATCAAACTTGCCGAGTACGACGAGTTGAGGGAGTCGATAGTGGCGAGGGGTTTTGATGTGGCCGAAAAGTATTCGATAGGGCGGGTGGGGTCGCTGTTGGAAAAGATATTGAAGGATGAGGCATAA
- a CDS encoding alpha/beta fold hydrolase translates to MEIMVHDNTFLRYARAAGKGGAVGDVWFIHGFGESGLSFAEAFDSPLTERFNLYVPDLPGFGASPSRKGIETVADSTELLLNLIEGISKDAEVYLVGHSLGGIIGTWAAGSERLTGRVKAFANIEGNLTRADTFATSLTLEYDDPGAFFEFFSGVIVSRLGEGGVFRRFLASLTLSDPGLLLTWGKSCVAATGETRSGEEYAALNIDTLYIWGDESTPDMTKDFIFENNINNREVKGAGHWVMIDKSKECYGAISDFFSERT, encoded by the coding sequence ATGGAGATAATGGTTCACGACAACACCTTTTTAAGATACGCGAGGGCGGCGGGGAAGGGGGGAGCCGTTGGAGACGTCTGGTTTATACACGGCTTCGGGGAGTCGGGCCTGTCGTTTGCCGAGGCGTTCGATTCGCCCCTAACGGAGAGATTCAACCTATACGTCCCCGACCTCCCCGGCTTCGGCGCAAGCCCCAGCCGGAAAGGTATTGAGACGGTGGCCGACTCCACGGAACTCCTCCTAAATTTGATCGAGGGCATCTCCAAGGACGCCGAGGTCTACCTCGTGGGGCACTCCCTGGGCGGGATAATCGGGACTTGGGCGGCGGGATCGGAGAGGCTGACGGGCAGGGTCAAGGCCTTTGCGAACATCGAGGGGAACCTGACTAGGGCTGACACGTTCGCCACATCTCTGACCCTCGAATACGACGACCCGGGGGCCTTTTTCGAGTTCTTCTCCGGGGTGATCGTCTCCCGGCTGGGGGAGGGCGGTGTCTTCAGGAGGTTTTTGGCGAGCCTTACGCTGTCGGACCCTGGCCTTCTTTTAACTTGGGGGAAGAGCTGCGTTGCGGCCACGGGGGAGACGAGGTCGGGGGAGGAGTATGCCGCCCTTAATATCGACACATTATATATCTGGGGGGACGAGAGCACGCCTGATATGACGAAGGATTTCATCTTTGAGAACAACATCAACAACAGGGAGGTCAAGGGGGCGGGCCACTGGGTGATGATCGACAAGAGCAAGGAGTGCTACGGCGCGATCTCCGATTTCTTTTCGGAGAGGACTTAG